The Alkalihalobacillus sp. TS-13 genomic interval CCATATGACCTTGTTCATACGTGTCCCTCCCCTCGATCACCAGTGGCTCTATCAAGCAACGCTTGAGCTGCTTCGAACAATAATAAGAAAGGAATTGTGATCATGATCGTACTTATAATAAATACAAAAATATTCGTGCTAAGCATGATTCTCATCAATCCGTGGATGTTGAACACGTATTCCATGATAAAAAGATTCGATAGCATGAAGACGAAAATCGTTTTGAAATAGAGGAACAGATTGAATAAAACGTTTCTGAACACATGGCGGAACAGTATGTAATAATCACCAAGCCCCATTGATTTTGCCACTTTGACGTAGGCTTTATTCTTCTCTTCCTCAAGTAAAAGGAACGTGATTTTGAATAACTGGATGGTAGGCAGAACAGATAGGACCAAAATCGGCAGCAAATAAATTTTATCATCATAGACCACCGTCACATTACTGATGAGCCAGCCTGTTTTCTGGTAGATATAAACGATCAACAGTTGCAAGGATAGTACAATGAACAAATCTGGAATTGATTCGAACAGCGTTAGTAGCCCGTAGACCATCCTCTTTAGAAAATGCGGCAATAAAGTAGTGCAAAATGTAAACAAAATGGCAAAAACCCAACCGAGTATCAATGCTCCGAAAAAAATCGTCATCGAATAAGTGTACTTGTCAAAAATACCAGGAAATAGATCATATGTTTTTCCATTGAATGTGTAGGATTGGAGATTGATCGTCTGGTCGAATCCATAAAGAAGACTCGGTAAAAAACCGATGAAAATGATTCCGATTATAATAGATTTCAATCGTTTAAAATAAACACCCAATGACACCTTTTTATCCCCCTTCTATTTAATGGGTTTCTCTTTGTAACCTTAGTAAATTTGTGAATATTTTGAAATAATCGTAACAATGAAATCGAATTATGTAAACAAATTCCATCTAACGAAATAAAGAAAACTTGGCACAGATAAGCTTTAGCGCAAGCTGTGCCTTAGTTGCCCTTATATTGAAGAAAGTATTTATACTTTCTTTAAATGTTAAAAAGACGACCAAAACGGCCGCCGATTAACGAGAATTTAATTTTTTCCTTTTATGTTGCACATACCAGGCAATAAACAAAATCGCCCCAATGCCAAGTATGATGTAAATCGTTTTCGAATAGAGCTTCACATATTCGATGATACCTGTCCAATTTTCACCGAGTGCAGCCCCAATGCTTACAAGTAGGATATTCCAGATGACCGTTCCAAGTGTGGTGAGAACGATGAAGAAGAGAAATGGCATGTTCGACATGCCCGCAGGGATAGAAATGACACTTCGTAAAAATGGCATCATCCTTCCAAAGAAAACCGTCCATTTTCCATAGCGATCGAACCAGTCATCTGCACGTCTTACATCCTTCTTTTTCACTCGGAGAATGTGTCCCCAACGATCAATCATTTTTTCTAAGTTTTCAACATCCAAAAGCAATCCGAGACCATAAAGCACTATAGCCCCAAATACCGAACCAGCTGTCGAAGCTAAGATGACACCGATGATGTGCAGGTCTGTGGCAGTCGTGACGAACCCACTGAACGGCAGCACCACCTCGGAAGGAATCGGGGGAAAAAGATTTTCCAAAGCCATTATAAGGAAGATGCCAAAATACCCATAGTTCTCAATGAACTCTGTATACCAACTCTCCATCACATGCTCCTTTAAACGAACTTCTACTCCATTTATCTTCTTATAATACTTCCCAAACCACAAAGTTTCAAAACAGTGAGTGTGACGGTACCACGTTTGGTACCTGGCACCGATTCAGAAGCTTTCTCCCCCAACGAATTCAAAACGGTGCCAGGCACCCAAATAGAACCGTTGCTGCATAAGGGTTCCCAAAGTGTACCTGGCACCATTAATTATTCTTTCACCAGTGTGAAGGTGATGTCTTTGGTGTTTTTGTCAATTGCTCCTGTATCGTTGTTGAAGATTTCAGATTTGTTTTCTGCTGTCGGTTCGATGTGGATGTCAAATACATTCTCCCCTTCAGAAAGATCGACATCGTGGCTCCAACTCATATCTTCATTAACTGTTACCGCTTCACCATTGATGGTAAGTACACCTTCTTTGATTGCGTTCCCGCTTAAAGTGACACGATTATCTGTTACTGTTTGTCCACCTGCATGTGAAGTAATGACGATAGGTTGATCGATCCACCGGAGAATCGTGTCTCTCACAACCATTTTATTATTGCCCTGATTTTCAACTATGACTTTCAGGTCCGTTCCTGGTGCACCATAGCCATAATAACTGATATCATCGTCAGTCGGGTCATCTGGGGTGTGGTCAGCGAGTCCTTCTTGGTCCCATGAATTTCCCTTCACGTATTTATACGTCAATACTTCACCGACCTGCATGTCAACTGTATATTCCCAATCCGGTGTCACCGCACCATTACGGCTCATTTCCCACGCGCTTGTATTCCAGCCGTTCAAGCTGTTTGGCATCGTTATTTTCGTATCAAGCGGTGTATAACCCGGTGCGTTCACCTTGAACGTCACTTCTACCATGACGATATCTGGAGTTACTGCTACAGCGTTGGATTCCTTAAAATTTCCGTACTGATCATAGACGCGAACGACATAGGAATACTCCTTGCCATTTTCGACACTCAGGTCTTGATAACTGACCGCTTCTGGATCCCAAATTTTATCAATCACAACACCATCTCGGACAATCGCGATCATGTAAGGATCATCAGGATGTTCCAAACTCCAGTTCAAATTGACCTGACCAGATTCCTGTGTCGGTTGCTCTAAATTGACCGACTCAACTGGCGGCGTTTCGTCTTCAGATTTCGTGATCGCTACCGATTGTTCCTCAGAATAAATCCAATTTCGTCCAATGTCCGTCGTAAAGGCATAACGGTATTGATAGTCACCGACTTCTAAAGGTAAAAACTCTGCTGAAAAGCTATTCGACCCATCTTCTTGACCAGTATAACGAGCCTCGATCATTTCCCATTCTTCAGAACCAGGGGAGCGAACTTGCAATTGAGCTTGCAGTCCTTCAACGAGATCATCAGCTGAAAAATCACCAACTGCTATGCTCGCTTCAACCGTTTTCGGTTCAGCCAAATCAAGAACGGAAGTTTCAAGCTCCGTTACACCATTGATTGTATAAGAACCTTCAATCAACGGAATATGCGGAATCACCTCTTTGGTCGCAGTTTTAACCGATTCATTCCCATGTTGATCCACAGCCGTTACGGCAAAAAAATACTTCCTCCCGTTATCAAGTCCTTCGATTTTAACCGAAGTATCTGTTGCGGTTTCAACCTTCTTATAAAGAGCCCCTTCAATATTCGTCATATATACATTGTATTGTTCTGCTTTTCCAGACCAGGAAAGGATGACCTCTCCTACACCCTCTTCAGCTTTCAAACCATCTACTGACACAGGTGGTTTAACTTTCGCATTTTTAGATACAAGCATTTGACCGCTCATGGCTGGAATCGTCAATGTCACTTTTCCATCTTCCACTTTTACTACATTCTTTTCCGAAAGCTGATCTTTAAAATCAACCCCATTAAGAGCGAAGTTTTTCACATCCACTTCGACTGTCTTCTCTTCATTTCCGCGGTTGATCGCCACAAGCCCAGCCTTTTTATCAAGACTCCGGCCATAGACAAATACATCTCCTTCGGTGTGAAGGTTCTGCAGATCACCCTGCGCAAAAAGACCCTGATGCTGCTCGCGGATTTCACCGAGTTTCTGATAATGCTTAATCAGCTCCTCATTCTCTCCGCCCCATGGGTATGTCCGCCTGTCATCCGGATCCTTGGAGCCAGTCAGTCCTGTTTCATCACCGTAATAGACCGTCGGCGCACCAGGGTATCCGAACTGGAAGATTGCCGCTAGCTTTAATCTTTTAACACCCAGTTCATGGTCATAATTTGCGTCAAGTTCCGCCCGTTCCGCATTTTCAGATCCATTTCCGAGCAAAAAGACTGCTCGAGCTGTGTCGTGTGATCCCATCAAGTTCATCAAGTTGTAAAATGCCTCTTCAGGATAGTCTTCCTGGATGGCGTTCAGCTTTCCGGCTGCTCCACTAGCGTTCCCGTTCCGTAAATAATCAAGCATCGCACCACGGAATCTGTAGTTCATCACTGAATCGTAGAGATCACCGAGGAAGTACTTGGACGCATCATCCCAGATTTCACCGAGAATCAACGGATCATCCTTTGTTTTTGTTTTCGTTTCTTTCATCTCCGTACGGAACTCTCTCCAAAACTCTGGATCTACTTCATTGGCAACATCCAAACGCCAACCGGACCCGCCTCGCTTCAACCAGGATTTTGAAACGGAGTCCTTATCGTACATGATATAATCCGCAAACTGTTCATTATTCAGTTCAGAATCATAAGGTACAGTATCTCCAGGGACTGATGCAATTTCTGGCAGACTATCAAATCCCCACCAGGCCTGGTAGTCATAGCGTTCATTCGGGGTCCCTTCTTCCACTTTATTATTCTCGATATTGAACCAATTATGGAACCCGTACTTACTGAAAACCTGTCCTTCAGCAAGAAATTCTTCCTCAGCTTTGGCCTTTGCATCTTCCTTCGACAAACCATCGTTATTCATATAATCATAGATTCGTGCCCAATACTCATAAGCGCCGACCGTCTCATATTTTCCATAACGATCAAAATAAATCGAGTCATCTCCTACATGGTTGAACACGCCATCTAGAATAAGGTGCATATCTCGTTTCTTCAATTCATGCGTAAACTTCTTGAACTCCTTTGGTGAGCCGAACATCGGATCGACCGCTTTAAAATCCGTCGCATCATATTTATGATTTGAAGCCGCATAGGCCACCGGATTGAGATAGATTGTATTTACACCAAGAGATTGGATGTAATCTAGCTTCTCATGAATCCCTTTGATGTCTCCTCCAAAGAAATCGTTGCTCCAGATTCCATCTCCCTCATAATCTGAATTACTTTCAAGCCTCGGATTATCCGGAAGCTCTTCCCAATCCTGATGCTCGATCGGCTCATCGCCACGTGCATGTTCCTTTGCATCGTCGTTTTTTGGATTACCGTTATAAAAACGGTCAGGGAAAATTTGATAGACGACCGCTTCCTTCATCCAGTCAGGTGTTTTATACCCTGGGTCATAGACAGTCAGCTGGAAGAAATCGAGTACGTTATCACCAGCACGACCCGTGTGACCCTGACGTGTATCTTCTCCGTATTCTTTTGCGGTTTTTCCATCTAATGCAATGAATTTATACCCGTAAACGCCTTTTTCCTCAGGAATGAACGTCGCTTCCCAGTATTCTCGCTCCCCTTTTCCCTCAACTTCTGTCCAGCCAACCTTCTCCATCTTGATCATCTTCGAATTTCCAGATGTCTGATTTTTTAAAAGAAGATTGGCCCCTGTCAGGTCACCTTTTTCAGCTTCAAAACGCAGTTTCACTTCTTTTCCGGTTTCAATCGCACCGAATGGTTTCCGGTAAAGCTCATCCCACGTATCGTGATAGAGCTTGTCTGCCTTAACGCCTCCATCCGGACCGGAAGCTTGGTTGCTCGTCGTCACTTCCTTCGTCTCGTGGTTATAATAGAACGTCACCTCTTGATCATGTATTACGTGCAACTTGAAGTTTTCGCCGGGGTATTCTTCTCCCCACTCATTTCCGATCACGACCTTGAACTCATAGTTTCCTTCTGAAACGTTGGCTGTGAATTCGTATATGTTATCGTAGTTTTCATCCTCTAATATCGCTGTTGAAGTTCCCGGTGACCATTCATCACCAGCACTGATTGCTGACTGAAGTGATCCTGCCAGACGTGGTAATCGATCCTCGGTCATGGTGGTCGTCACATGCGTCTCGTCATTGTAAACAAAGAGGACTTCTTTTTCTTCTTCTAGTGTAAAGGACATATTTTGACCGCCCGCTACGCCATCCGCACCGTAATTTTCATCCCAGCTTCCGTTGATGGCAATCTTATATTCATAGGTGCCTGGGGATAACGTCTTTTTCAAATAATACTTCCCGTTTTCTGCATCCGTCATCTTCAACTCGTCAGATGCTGGGTTCCAATATGTACCATCCCCTTCTTCCCCAAAGTTTCCTGCTAACCGCACTTTCCGTTCTTCGGCATCAGCGTTAGAAGGCTGTACCCCTGAAAATATCTGCATGGTCAAAAGAAACACCATGAACAACAAAAATGTCTTTGAACGTCGTATTTTCACAATCATACCCCTTTCATTTTTAGTCTGAAAATATTTTCTGTGCAAACGTTTTCACAGTTGTTAAAAAAAGAACGGCTGCCATAAGTTCTTCTTCAACTTGTGCAACCGTTTTCATTATATTATACAGAATGTTGAAAATACTTTATATGGGACGAATGACATAAATAAAGAAAACTTGGTAATCTCAAGCCTTAAACGCGAGCCGTGGCGCTACATTTAAAGCCTGTTTTCTATAAATTTGTTGCTATTGAATTCGGTTTGTATTGATAAAGATGTGTTTGGAAACCTGTGAGCGGTTGAAATATACAAGACTCCTACGGAAACAGCGAGCCAAGCGAGACCCCGCAGTCTTTAAAAGGATCTTCGACTAAAAACCACCACGTCCTGTGGTGAACGTCGAATCCAGCACATCTTGTGCAAGTGAGGAGGCTTTTGGTTCGCCCGTTGATAGCCAAAGAAAAGGATGCCGGCTAGGCACCCTTTACGTAGGTTATTCAACAACAAGTATCTGCTTCTTCCTCTGATCCGCAACATGTTTCTTCTTTCGAACTTCCGCAGCAAGAGTCGTTTTCCTCAACTGATACTTCCTTGATTTCTACTCCACAGCAGTCGTTTTCTTTACCTTTTCCACTACCAGATACCTTTTTGATAAATTGAATCATGTTAATCATCTCCTTAATAAAGTTTTTGTTTTGCGATTTCATAAACCATTTCTTCTGTTATATGAACCCATTGAGACAGTGCTTCGAAATTCAGCGCTTCAACCGTATCATCTGGTGTATGAATACTGACCGATTTCATCAACGGCTTCTGCCCTAAGCCCAATGCGGGTACACCAGCATTTCTGAAAGCCACAGAATCTTCCCCGCCGTAATCCTTCCATTTGATTTCAATCCCCTTTCGATCGAAGACCTTTTTCGCAAGTAGAGGAAGCCAATGGATCGGTTCTGTATATCCGATCCGTACCATTTGGACTTCTGGTTCCTGGCCAATGCAATCGAGATTGATGGCTCCGATCATATTTTCTTTAAAAGACTCAATGAATTGTTTTGCACCTTGTAAGCCAGATTCCTCACCAGAGAAAAAAACAATAACGATATTGAATGGATATTGTTTTTCTGTACTGATGAGTTTCTTTGCGGTTTCAAGCAAGGTGACAACACCAGAGATATTGTCAATCGCCCCTTGAAATCGATGACCACCCGGATCGGCACCTTGATGATCGTAATGAGTGGATAATACAAGCGTTTTGTCCGGATTACTTCCCGAAAGAAATCCGATTACATTGTTGCAAGGAATGGCTTCATTTTTGAGAGGTAAATCTATCTTCACTTTGTTGCCAGTCATTTTAACAAGGCTATCAATCAAGCTTTTTCTGACTTTAATAACTGGAACCTTGGGATTTTTTGGTCCGTTGATCATTTTTACGAACCATTTTGGGTTTCCATGTTCAATAAGTAGCGCTTTAATGTCATAATCGATCGCTGCTTGAACGGTACCTTTCAAATCAAATCCATTTGGCCTTTTACTGATCAAAACAACCTTATCTTTAATTGAACCTTCGTCGACCAGCTCTCCATCTTTTATCACGATTAGATCACCATCTATCCGACCTCCAGAGGAATACCGGTTCCATTCTGTAAAATCGACCCTATGCTCCAATACTTTCTCTCCGATTTGCAATTTTGCCGGGCCAAACAAGCGAGAACCGAACACCTCGATCGGCATCAAATAATTCCCTATTGACGGAAGCGGTTGATAGCCAAACGTCTTCAAGTTCAAGAAATTGTGCAGCACGGTAGGCACCGGAAGTTCCTGATAGTCTTCCGGAAAAATCCTCTCCAGTCAAGACCTCGGCATATTCCTTCATCCGTGCCTGTTCTTCAATGGTTGAAATCGTGTTTTGAAGTTTGCTCAATCATTATCACCTGCTTTCACTTAATCAATTTTTTTTGATTTTAGTGTCATAAAAATTATCAGCAGGCACATTCATAGTCACATTCTGAGTGAGA includes:
- a CDS encoding ABC transporter permease subunit, with the protein product MSLGVYFKRLKSIIIGIIFIGFLPSLLYGFDQTINLQSYTFNGKTYDLFPGIFDKYTYSMTIFFGALILGWVFAILFTFCTTLLPHFLKRMVYGLLTLFESIPDLFIVLSLQLLIVYIYQKTGWLISNVTVVYDDKIYLLPILVLSVLPTIQLFKITFLLLEEEKNKAYVKVAKSMGLGDYYILFRHVFRNVLFNLFLYFKTIFVFMLSNLFIMEYVFNIHGLMRIMLSTNIFVFIISTIMITIPFLLLFEAAQALLDRATGDRGEGHV
- a CDS encoding DedA family protein, which produces MESWYTEFIENYGYFGIFLIMALENLFPPIPSEVVLPFSGFVTTATDLHIIGVILASTAGSVFGAIVLYGLGLLLDVENLEKMIDRWGHILRVKKKDVRRADDWFDRYGKWTVFFGRMMPFLRSVISIPAGMSNMPFLFFIVLTTLGTVIWNILLVSIGAALGENWTGIIEYVKLYSKTIYIILGIGAILFIAWYVQHKRKKLNSR
- a CDS encoding alpha-amylase family glycosyl hydrolase, giving the protein MKIRRSKTFLLFMVFLLTMQIFSGVQPSNADAEERKVRLAGNFGEEGDGTYWNPASDELKMTDAENGKYYLKKTLSPGTYEYKIAINGSWDENYGADGVAGGQNMSFTLEEEKEVLFVYNDETHVTTTMTEDRLPRLAGSLQSAISAGDEWSPGTSTAILEDENYDNIYEFTANVSEGNYEFKVVIGNEWGEEYPGENFKLHVIHDQEVTFYYNHETKEVTTSNQASGPDGGVKADKLYHDTWDELYRKPFGAIETGKEVKLRFEAEKGDLTGANLLLKNQTSGNSKMIKMEKVGWTEVEGKGEREYWEATFIPEEKGVYGYKFIALDGKTAKEYGEDTRQGHTGRAGDNVLDFFQLTVYDPGYKTPDWMKEAVVYQIFPDRFYNGNPKNDDAKEHARGDEPIEHQDWEELPDNPRLESNSDYEGDGIWSNDFFGGDIKGIHEKLDYIQSLGVNTIYLNPVAYAASNHKYDATDFKAVDPMFGSPKEFKKFTHELKKRDMHLILDGVFNHVGDDSIYFDRYGKYETVGAYEYWARIYDYMNNDGLSKEDAKAKAEEEFLAEGQVFSKYGFHNWFNIENNKVEEGTPNERYDYQAWWGFDSLPEIASVPGDTVPYDSELNNEQFADYIMYDKDSVSKSWLKRGGSGWRLDVANEVDPEFWREFRTEMKETKTKTKDDPLILGEIWDDASKYFLGDLYDSVMNYRFRGAMLDYLRNGNASGAAGKLNAIQEDYPEEAFYNLMNLMGSHDTARAVFLLGNGSENAERAELDANYDHELGVKRLKLAAIFQFGYPGAPTVYYGDETGLTGSKDPDDRRTYPWGGENEELIKHYQKLGEIREQHQGLFAQGDLQNLHTEGDVFVYGRSLDKKAGLVAINRGNEEKTVEVDVKNFALNGVDFKDQLSEKNVVKVEDGKVTLTIPAMSGQMLVSKNAKVKPPVSVDGLKAEEGVGEVILSWSGKAEQYNVYMTNIEGALYKKVETATDTSVKIEGLDNGRKYFFAVTAVDQHGNESVKTATKEVIPHIPLIEGSYTINGVTELETSVLDLAEPKTVEASIAVGDFSADDLVEGLQAQLQVRSPGSEEWEMIEARYTGQEDGSNSFSAEFLPLEVGDYQYRYAFTTDIGRNWIYSEEQSVAITKSEDETPPVESVNLEQPTQESGQVNLNWSLEHPDDPYMIAIVRDGVVIDKIWDPEAVSYQDLSVENGKEYSYVVRVYDQYGNFKESNAVAVTPDIVMVEVTFKVNAPGYTPLDTKITMPNSLNGWNTSAWEMSRNGAVTPDWEYTVDMQVGEVLTYKYVKGNSWDQEGLADHTPDDPTDDDISYYGYGAPGTDLKVIVENQGNNKMVVRDTILRWIDQPIVITSHAGGQTVTDNRVTLSGNAIKEGVLTINGEAVTVNEDMSWSHDVDLSEGENVFDIHIEPTAENKSEIFNNDTGAIDKNTKDITFTLVKE
- a CDS encoding M28 family metallopeptidase, with product MPIEVFGSRLFGPAKLQIGEKVLEHRVDFTEWNRYSSGGRIDGDLIVIKDGELVDEGSIKDKVVLISKRPNGFDLKGTVQAAIDYDIKALLIEHGNPKWFVKMINGPKNPKVPVIKVRKSLIDSLVKMTGNKVKIDLPLKNEAIPCNNVIGFLSGSNPDKTLVLSTHYDHQGADPGGHRFQGAIDNISGVVTLLETAKKLISTEKQYPFNIVIVFFSGEESGLQGAKQFIESFKENMIGAINLDCIGQEPEVQMVRIGYTEPIHWLPLLAKKVFDRKGIEIKWKDYGGEDSVAFRNAGVPALGLGQKPLMKSVSIHTPDDTVEALNFEALSQWVHITEEMVYEIAKQKLY